The following nucleotide sequence is from Pochonia chlamydosporia 170 chromosome 4, whole genome shotgun sequence.
CTCCTGTGTGTTGTCGAGGCCAAGTCGGGGATCGAGGCTCGTCTATATTATTTTCCACATCCTCAAAGGAATTTTGTCGTCTTTCAACTTCTCAATTTACTCACCTGAGCTCGTCTCAAACCTGTTCTTCGGGTCTGCACCTCTTCCTATTTGCTGTACGACGGTGTGCTCTTGTTTGGGACTTGGAAAAGGctctttttttgtttttcttgcaATCCTTCTCGTGCCTCCCCCCGTCCAGCAACTACGAACAATTGGGGATCCGCCAGTGActtgctccttccctttcccaAGCTGTTTCCTTCCTCGGTTCAAGTTTTGCTTCGATCCATTGGACTCGGCCAATTCGACAAAAAATTCAGTTGGAGAAGAGCAATTGCTTTTTCCAGACGgctccttcctcaactcaacttcaacattCCTCGGTTTTGCTACTCTTTGTccctctttctttcttttctttcttttttccccaACCATATCTGCCTACAATCTTTCAATCGCTTtgccaaacattgaacagaccagaccatcattGATCCTTGCTAGGCCTCACGCCCCCCAAGCCTTCATCTCAGCTCACGTTGTGGCTCTCCGGTTTTAGCTGGATGTGACCTTTTGGCACCTAGCTTTGGGATGTCACCTGTGGTGTTGTCTGACGCCTTCCGAACCGAGATTTCTGCATTACAGATCCAAATCAGAGAAAAACGAAATCTGAGCATAGAGAAACGGCTGAGAAAGTATTCCACTTCCTAGAACAGATCGATTGACGTGGACGTCGACTTCGAGGCCCATTTCTAATTTGGCATCACGCGCTCGTCACAATCCAACTACGCTGTCAGTGGCAAGACTTGCACCAAACAGACCAGTTGGTTGACTTCATGctgcaaaaagtcaagtgcGCACGACAAAAAAACCACAAAGCAACACAACGCTTCAACAGCCGAGGGCTCGCTAATCTGCCGGTGCCGCAACTGCCATCAAGTCTTCCAATCCCAGCTCACCAGCCAAAAACGCCAGCCACGACCCTTGATATCCGCCAACGCATGCACTACTGCCTCTTGAGTCTCGACACAGACACCAACGAGACTTGCAGAACCAGCTAGCTGTTGTTATTAGTCTCCGGCTGTTGCCGCAAAACACAGACCTCCTTCTGTTCAGCTAGATCTCCACCCACACAGATAGCACGAGTGTCCTGCGACAGTCTACtccgtgctccgtacagGCGAGTCCAGTTTGCCCAGTACGAGACCAGGGCAGTGGTTTGACCAGCCGATCGCTTAGCCTCTCACAATATTTCAGCAAGCGACCCAAGCGAAGGTGCCTGGTCACTATCCCGGCTCACACTGTTGCTGCTAGTACCCGATCTCTACCAGAGTGAGAAGCCACCACAAGCTCTACACCGGCTAGCGACAACAATCCTCGTCGCAAATTGAGCGCCCATAacctgcatctgcatcttgaacctttttcttggcttctcCTCCCTCTTTACtgttttcctttcttcttcaaattgGCGGCATGTTTCAGCCCCAACCCGCTCCgttttcctcttcttctttcttttcgtCTTTGCCAACGTCTCATGGCATTGACTTTGCACCTGTTTTTGGTCTCACGCAATCCGCACATGTAGGAGACAAACACCTGAGCCCCACACACGCAGGACACCAACACCACTATCTCGACCACAGCCATACAGGTGCCTCTACTGGCTCTTTGTCATCCTCCTGTGCTACCGACGCGCTCCAcccccagcagcagcacttCCACTTGGGCCAACAGgttcctcctcggcctccCTCTGGGACATCGCGTGTTGCCAActgtcaacagcagcactCGCCGACCAGGCTAACGCCGAATATGGAGGAACAAAGTAGCCACGATATGGCTGCGCAACAGGAGGCAGCAAAGGATTATCAGCCAACGCTCCAGGTGAGCCAATCTTCCCCAATGCGGTGTGCGGCGGTCTTGTTGCACCAAGCAGTCGGGGCCTTCCATGATATTCATCTGCTGGCCCCTTGTCGAGTCGAATACTAACCTGACAAATATGAACAGGGGCCTTTGGTAGGGGAGAAGACTCCAAGTGAAGCTATCACAAATGAATATGCTAAGGGCGACCAAGTGTATGTCGAGAAAACAGCTGTAAGTCCTTCATCTCGGGGACTACCGAGCCCTGTTCCGACTGTGgagcaaccagacatcttggGGCTTGTGAAGCTAACCTCGAATCTCGTCCGACAGGCACTTCCCCAAACCTATTCACATTATCGTCCCATTAGAGGCGACGGTAATTGTGGTTGGAGAGGTACGTTTCTTTATCCATGACAGTCTCGTTGCCTCTGTTTGGAGGCGTATGCTGGAACTCCACATCTGTTTGCTTCGCACTATTGACTAACACATTTGGTATTCAAGCAATTGGTTTTTCTTATTTTGAGAAGCTCATCGAACGCGGCGACCAAGCCCAGATTGAGGGAGAGTTTGCGCGGCTCAAGAGTTTAAACCATTTGCTGGCCACAGTTGGCCAGTACAACTACTTCGAGGATTTTGCAGATGAAGCCTTTGATCTGCTCCGAGAACTTGCAAGAATCGTGAACAAGCCAGACGCTGCGCAGTCGCTGCTCCACCAGAGGTGGAATGACACGGCAGTAGAAGGCAGTCTGATATTTTATTTTCGCTTGCTCGCGGCAACATACCTCAAGGCAAATGCAGAAACGTATGAGCCATTTATTCCAGGAGGACAGAGTGTTGGAGAGTATTGCGGTCATAATATTGAAATTGTCAACCGTGAGATTGAGCAACTAGGCATCATTGCGTTGGTCAACATACTACTGAAGCCCGTCAACTTTGTCCTGGAGATCGCATATTTGGACCGAAGTGCCggcagccaagtcaaccagTACCGATTCCCAGAGGAAGCGAATGGTAAGGATGCCTCAACCTTGGGCCCGATCATTTATCTACTATATCGGCCGGATCACTACGACATCTTGTACCGAGCATCTCCCGTCCATCCACCCGTGACTACTTCCTCGACGCCTGTATCTTTGCAGGTAAACAGGGTCACGGGGTTTACACACAACACTGCATTTAATAATACAGGTGCTACAATGGGCACCTTTTCCACGGTAGATTTTGGTGCGCTCAGCTTGATTCCCGGCTTGAGTACTGGCTCTTCCGACGGCCTGGCAAGTTTGATGTCTATGCCAGCGGTGACTACCGCAGCAGCCAGTCCCATCATTGGAGACGGTTTCTCTCCAAGCCATCAGGCAGCATGGATGTCACAGTATGGATCGGACATGCAGTCGGTGAAGGCCGAGTCACCTACGCAGCAGCCTCCACCGGCAATGGCGACAGTACAGCATGCTTCACCAGCTGCTTCCCTAACACCAACGACGCCGATGAACTCCCATCCACCGATGTTACCTCCGTCCGCAAACTTGGGTGCCCAACAACTCCCCCCAcacatggcggcggcggctccTGGGGCGGCGGGATATCCAATACGGTTCAGCACTCACCAACTCGACTATGAAAATAACAGCTTTCCGGAGCCCTTTCAGGTGATGACGAATACTTTTAAGAATAGCGTGTGGAATCGAGCACACTATGGTAATCCAGACTTTCAGCCAGAAGAATGGAATCCTGAGGAGGATGGCTGTGATAATCGACTGGCTGGGAAGAGAAAGGTTAGGAAGGACTCTGCCTGAAAAGTGCGTGGCAGTTCATGTCATTTACCAGTTATGCAACAACACATGCGCACAACCGCCTTGGCTCGAATTCAGCAATCATAACCATTAACGGGATAGAGAAAAAAAATGCATTAATTCTACACGGATGCCCGGGATCATTATAGGAGCACCTGGGAGGCTTGGTGATTTAATATTTGACGAGCAAGGCTGCATCCTGCCGGTGGCGGCTTGATTTTTGGAGCTGGGCACGGAATGGATGTGTCCGGGGAGACCAACAAAGGCAGTGTGGATAGTATTAATTGAAGTAAACTCGTCATATTAACTACAGAGTTTTCTGGCAGTACCATGGGGCTGGCGTTGAGGGGACAATGTTAAATACGATTTTATTCCTCTTCGTTTTCTGAGTAactttgctgccgctgctcTTTTTGAGctctttgttttttttgAACTCTTTTTAATGCTCTGCCCAGGCGCAATTGACGGTGAACATTGGCGAGTCTTGTGATGCCGAAGCTAACCAGCAGCATTGAGCATTGAGCCCTGGTATTAACAATGGTGAGAGGAAAAGTCCAAATCTACATATACTTTAatgtacagtctgtggtgaaAGGTGaaaggtatttgcccatattCAAGCATATATCCAAGTACACACTAACACAGCCCAATATTCCTTAGCACACAACACGATATTCGTTACCTTTACCTTGTTCAACTACTTTCGACCACTCACTGTATCAGACCCAATTGTATCGAAACCAATCGGAAAGGACAAGGTCGACTGGAACGATTCGATTTACCTGGCCAGGCTCTGTAACCCCACGAACTCCCAATATCGGCCGCGGTTTGCCATGAGACGTGCATGTGTGCCTTGTTCAACCACCCTCCCGTTGTCCAAGACATAAATGCAGTCGGCGTGAGCAATAGAACTGAGCCTGTGAGCGACTGCAATAGTGGTTCGTCCAACGGCAGCCGTAGCCAGTGCCTGCTGCACGACAGCTTCGGAATGTGAGTCTAGAGCAGAAGTTGCTTCATCCAAAAGCCTTTTGGTAGAGGAGAAGGTTGGTATTAGttctcttccatctttcttTCGGGAGATATTTGCACCTGTGTGCCGTGTCTGAGACTTACAAAACTTTCGGGTTACGTAAAACAGCTCTCGCTATGGCCAGACGCTGCTTTTGTCCGCCGGAGACTTGCACGCCTCGCGGACCGACGACGGTGTTGAGTCCAGAGGGTAGGGATTCCTGTTTAGTGTTGGTGTTAGCGGTCAACTCAGCTCGACTTGGTTTGAGTGAATGAAAAGAGTGGAATATTACTATGAATTCCCAGATATTGGCGTCCCGGCATGCTTGCTCGATAGCATCATCTGTCTCGTCGCCAATGCTGATAATGTTGTCTCGCATAGTTCCGCTATATAACACGGCATCCTGTTCCACTATGGCGAGTTGTTTCCGGTAATCCTGCAGACAGTACTCTCGTACATCTTTCTCGTCGGCGAGCACATGTCCTGACTGGGGGTCAAATAATCTCTCAATCAGCTTCAACACGGAGCTCTTGCCACTACCACTGGCGCCGACCAATGCAATAAAGCGGCCGGTTGATGCCGTCAACGTCATATCCTGTAAAATGGAGGGCGTTTTGCCCTCTGTAGAAGGATACGCAAACTCGGCATTGCGCAGTTCAATATCCCCTTTCATGTTGTGCGCCAAGTCTCCAGTTTcatcgtcaatgtcaatctgCGGCACTGTTTCACACAGCGCTTTAAGACGCATGGCAGCGTTCTTCGCGCCGGCTACATCTGGTGCATGCGAGAAGATACCGCCGGCTGACTGGGCACTGTACTGAGTGGCAACGAAGCATATTAAGAAATTCTGGACAGTGTATTCCCCAGTCGGGAGGAGCTTTGTTCCTCCATACCAGAACAGTAGGGCCATGCAGAATACAATCACGGATTGACTTATCCCAAAGAGAATGGAAAGGAGGACGTTTTTGACGAGTGTTAGGCGTCCTTCCTGCGTAAGTTGTTGACGGTACCGCTGAGCAACCTTGTCTTCAAGACCGAGCATGGCAATGGTTCTAATACCGCGAATGGCTTCGGAAACTAG
It contains:
- a CDS encoding ubiquitin thiolesterase (similar to Metarhizium acridum CQMa 102 XP_007813211.1), with the translated sequence MAAQQEAAKDYQPTLQGPLVGEKTPSEAITNEYAKGDQVYVEKTAALPQTYSHYRPIRGDGNCGWRAIGFSYFEKLIERGDQAQIEGEFARLKSLNHLLATVGQYNYFEDFADEAFDLLRELARIVNKPDAAQSLLHQRWNDTAVEGSLIFYFRLLAATYLKANAETYEPFIPGGQSVGEYCGHNIEIVNREIEQLGIIALVNILLKPVNFVLEIAYLDRSAGSQVNQYRFPEEANGKDASTLGPIIYLLYRPDHYDILYRASPVHPPVTTSSTPVSLQVNRVTGFTHNTAFNNTGATMGTFSTVDFGALSLIPGLSTGSSDGLASLMSMPAVTTAAASPIIGDGFSPSHQAAWMSQYGSDMQSVKAESPTQQPPPAMATVQHASPAASLTPTTPMNSHPPMLPPSANLGAQQLPPHMAAAAPGAAGYPIRFSTHQLDYENNSFPEPFQVMTNTFKNSVWNRAHYGNPDFQPEEWNPEEDGCDNRLAGKRKVRKDSA